The genome window TTACAAGGTGTTCCCTTTTGGAGGCAAGAAGTATGGCCTGGGCGTGATGGAAACCACCAACCCCGGTTATGCCCTGGGCCGCAAAGCAGAAATCCTGGCCGCCATGCAGCAGGAAAAAGACGCCCAGAACCTGGAAGGGGTGTTCTTCTCTGTTGTGGACATCCTGGAAGAAACCAACCAGACTTTTGTGCTGGACGATGCCCACGCCGAAACCATCAAGGGCGTGTTTGGTGCAGACACCCAGGAAAACGTTGCAGACCTCGGGAACCGCATTTCCCGCAAGAAGCAGATTGTGCCTGCTTTTGAGAAGCACCTCGGCTGAATTTTCTGTGCTGGTTTGTGCCCCTCCTGAACATCAGGAGGGGTGTTTTTATGGGTTCTGAAGTTACTTCTGGTTGCCGCCGCCTTTGCGGATCACCGTGGTGCTCAGGTCGTTGCCCACCCGCTTGATGAACAGGGTGGTGCTGGCCCGGTCTCCTCTGGAGGTGAATTTGAGGGTTCCAGTCACCAGATCATCAAAGGTGGAGTTGCGAACAGCCTGCATGACCTGGGCACGGGTGGGGAACTTGCCATTGGTCCTGAAAGCGTTCTGGATGCCCTGCAACAGGACCTTGGTGGTGTCGTAGCCATAGATGGCCCAGCCCGTGGCGATGCTGCCATAAGCATCCTTGTAGGCCTTGTTGAAGGCATAAGAGTTGTTGAAGCTCTCAGAGGTGCCTGCCACCGAGGCGAAGTAAGTCCCAATGGCGTCGTCTCCAGCGGTTTCTGTGAAGGTGGGGCTGTCCAGGCTGTCGTTTCCGATGAAAGGCACGGAGATCTTCTGGGCTTTCAGGCTGCGCACCAGTTCGCCTGCAATACCAGGATCACCGCTGTAAAAAATCACATCAGGCTGATAGAACCCTGCTTTCAGGGCCACGCTGTTGACCCCCCGGTTGTCGGGCAGGCCTTCATAAGAGACAATGCGCACCCCGGAGGCTTCCAGCTGGGTTTTCAGGGATTCGGCGTAGGCTTCGCCTTTGCGGGTTTTGTCGTTGATGATCATGGCGCGTCTGGGAGAAAAGGTGTTGACCGCAAAACGGGTGATCACTTCGCTTTGCATTTCATCCCGGGCAATGATGCGGTTGACGTTGGGCAGTTTCTGTTCTGTGAAGGCATCTTCGGTGCTGGTGACGGTGAAGAGGGTCAGGTGCTCTTTGGCCAGTGTGGCTGCCAGTTTATCCAGCAACTGGGTGTCCACATTGACCACGGCCCCCAGGATGTCCTGGGCATTCAGCAGGTTTTCCAGTTTGCGCTGGTTGTTTTCGTCCGGGATGGTGAAACCTGTCAGTTCCACTTTGTGCTCTTTCCTGAAACTTTCTCTGTATTCGTCCAGGGCGATCAGTGCGCCAAGGCGGATCTGGTTGTGGATGGGGTTGTTCTGGTGGTCTCCCACCAGTGCAATTTTGAGGGGGGTGAGGGGCTGGGACAGGGCTGTGGTGGTCAGCATCATGCCCAGAATTGAAACTTTTTTCAGTTTCATGAAAGATTTCTCGATTGCCGTTCGGGCTGCTGGGTGGCAAAGGGAAGTCTGGTCTCTCATGCCACCACTGTGATGGAACACATAGACCTCTGTCCAGAGCAAATTTTTGTTTTGTCTTGCCGTTACTGGAGCAGTAGCGGGCAATTGTTACCCATGTGTTATGAATGCATAAATATAAATGCTTTTGCAGGCATCAACGGTCTTTCAGAAGCGCCAGTTCCACCTGTCCCAGTTGAATGATGTCT of Deinococcus roseus contains these proteins:
- a CDS encoding branched-chain amino acid ABC transporter substrate-binding protein, whose protein sequence is MKLKKVSILGMMLTTTALSQPLTPLKIALVGDHQNNPIHNQIRLGALIALDEYRESFRKEHKVELTGFTIPDENNQRKLENLLNAQDILGAVVNVDTQLLDKLAATLAKEHLTLFTVTSTEDAFTEQKLPNVNRIIARDEMQSEVITRFAVNTFSPRRAMIINDKTRKGEAYAESLKTQLEASGVRIVSYEGLPDNRGVNSVALKAGFYQPDVIFYSGDPGIAGELVRSLKAQKISVPFIGNDSLDSPTFTETAGDDAIGTYFASVAGTSESFNNSYAFNKAYKDAYGSIATGWAIYGYDTTKVLLQGIQNAFRTNGKFPTRAQVMQAVRNSTFDDLVTGTLKFTSRGDRASTTLFIKRVGNDLSTTVIRKGGGNQK